Proteins co-encoded in one Phycodurus eques isolate BA_2022a chromosome 21, UOR_Pequ_1.1, whole genome shotgun sequence genomic window:
- the pks1 gene encoding uncharacterized protein pks1 produces MDAEHDIAVIGIGCNFPGGEGLDNFWRVLLEGQNCVVDIPAERFDRESWYDPDGSKPGKTQTTKAALIDGVNEFDTNFFGMAEAEADVMDPQHKLLLQCTFRALEDAGIPMERISGSATGVYIGLMNRDYEMLRSHSPASISHYNATGTATSLAANRISFVFNLTAPSFAVDSACSSSLVALHIACQAIRQGDCEMALCGGVNCILEPRVFVALSKAGMISPEGTSKPFSGQADGYGRGEGCGVILLKPLKNALQDCNKIWGIIAKTAVNQDGHSVSPITKPSLHQQEALLKGIYSELDLADVQYIEAHGTGTPVGDPTEAMSISNIVAKTRCCGTDTLRIGSVKGNIGHTESAAGVAGLIKVLLMMKHQTIVPSVFYSQECSRIDAEGMRISIPTKAERWKTNGSLKRVAGINSFGFGGTNAHIIVREYKQPTCPAQIPKDGPRLFVTSAASEKSLLRSLTDTHSRLLDGQAANMQALSYTSACGRSHVKHKYRKAILTSSLSDLKHQLASLSKAKVPSTKSNTEVVFVFSGNGVAFTGMCSQLFSTIPLFKDKVREVEVLFQKKNQHIRITQWLSGECDMHKPSRPDVVQPLLFAVQVAIAALLKHWGVKPDTVLGHSLGEVAAAHCSGLLALEDAVKVVYQRSALQSGATAGKMLVVGNILVEKVLRILQDFSKSICVAAFNSPQSCTLSGDEDAIDVLHDKLNRMYSDENIFLHILDVPAAYHSQLMDPILEDIQSNLDCLVVNSMECKLFSTVTGDKYVHGEFETGSYWAKNIREPVLFEGTLCAIARDNLSVRNMVFVEIGPRRALQRHIHETLGKDVIVLSSVQPQKEYETILSTVGKLFELGVNVHWQELYQGYKTPPTAFPVYHFDNTKKEMYFEDVRKGNDLFSSSPHPLISQVRQNNKQYVCSVTAKTAPYLWEHKHNGVAIVPGAFYVELAFASVLADLNPKRPMSSLQLSVTFHNLLSTNNHQLKVRLAETNCVFTVSSSAGTHASGTFRCTDGPAVFEEPSICPERILKRCNLIVTTQEFYSILSRAGFEYGSVFKQLHNVHFGDEFKEAVTTIHVPKELLKHLHDYFIHPVLLDSFFQMTAVIAARHFSAKQGFPSAIGSVAISGLLQEEMIIYMRATEEMPNFMKVCGCFATKGGKVLVELQEVQITFLGGSSPASQSLFFHNEIVPITNKTNCDRKIRAFIFADELGIAEALGPYLHPESCSVEDREHWTPGELQDLVLGSNLRNVLFIWAAEDLSHLSACRTLDRLVACCESFRQVVLTLKEDQQSCTVHVITYRSTEMMVDCVSSGFVLSGMMRACAAEVPGISFQLIDLMSLTRMDIESLVGVINTCKQSEVIVGQGKVWTTSITRTHIVDSGSFKGDKPLVRDFVLQTSHPYRVEGLTATPHKPNDCTVPDKSVEVQLANVCVHSSDYFPVTLSHLNFGKTLYWTNRTAHLHTLLALDFSGIVTAVGKDVRGLREGDCIASSYPAAAATRFVIPESVCYDTKKLRFLEECPSISFFILAWEILQRTLPTVKPQQQNKLTIITPDLASAFMNVLALTANRSGWNVSCLQHFSKRDPSPDPCRVFVFLPPFDDSWQDLRDDYGHEGHVVFVCGTLQSSPRWANVFLFKNDFLHVHVLHVTHVLQRVYLKAQGQTIFKWLMSLGFNQVSLPIKREMFQISNTAKAQANESYFASKTVRQVVLDQRAPNCQLSDIVLLSKPRQLFKKYCTYIVTGGLTGLGFETVKFIACNGGGSIVTLSRGTPTHETYSELDLIQKRYNITIMNAQCDVSVSQQVVEAISKIEQRLSCYPIKGVFHSAAVLHDAPIETINASLLQKVLQPKVSGALNLHFATLHKKLDFFVCFSSISSIVGNELQSSYAAANSFLDKFCLYRRNLGLVGQSINWGPLNLGLLLNKKCIQKHLEAKGMMVMDVDEIHEALAKVLLSNRPQQVVCKLNFKNASLRGQLSALLEAELKDNGCIDPPVLQLCSPHESVRRIVCDVSNLSEDELDNNATLGALGVDSMLAITLQNKILQETNVNIPLVRILDPNTTVATLESLVINNNVRSYDA; encoded by the exons ATGGATGCAGAACATGACATCGCCGTCATCGGGATTGGGTGCAACTTCCCTGGAG GTGAAGGCTTGGATAATTTTTGGAGGGTTCTGTTGGAGGGGCAAAACTGCGTTGTGGATATTCCAGCCGAGAGGTTTGACAGAGAATCCTGGTACGATCCCGATGGCAGCAAACCTGGAAAGACGCAAACCACCAAAGCTGCTCTTATAGATGG GGTGAACGAGTTCGATACCAATTTTTTTGGCATGGCCGAGGCAGAGGCGGACGTCATGGACCCTCAGCACAAACTGCTCCTTCAGTGCACCTTCAGGGCCTTGGAGGACGCCGGCATCCCCATGGAGCGCATCAGTGGAAGCGCAACCGGAGTTTATATCG GTCTAATGAACCGAGACTACGAGATGCTCCGAAGCCACAGCCCCGCCTCCATCAGTCACTACAATGCCACGGGGACGGCCACGAGCCTGGCAGCCAACAGGATCTCCTTCGTCTTCAATCTCACGGCTCCCTCCTTTGCCGTGGACAGTGCCTGTTCCTCCTCCCTGGTGGCTCTGCACATAGCCTGTCAGGCAATAAGACAAG GGGACTGCGAGATGGCGCTGTGCGGCGGCGTCAACTGCATCTTGGAGCCCCGAGTGTTTGTGGCCCTCAGCAAGGCCGGGATGATCTCGCCCGAAGGCACCAGCAAGCCCTTCTCCGGCCAGGCAGATGGCTACGGCAGAGGCGAGGGCTGCGGGGTCATTCTCCTTAAACCGCTCAAAAAT GCGTTACAAGACTGCAACAAAATCTGGGGTATCATCGCCAAAACGGCCGTCAACCAAGATGGACACTCGGTGTCGCCGATCACCAAGCCCTCCTTGCATCAACAAGAGGCGCTGCTGAAAGGAATATACTCCGAGCTAGACCTCGCTGATGTCCAGTACATCGAGGCTCACGGGACTGGAACCCCGGTTGGAGATCCGACAGAGGCAATGAGCATCTCAAACATCGTTGCCAAAACCAGATGCTGTGGTACAGATACTCTACGGATCGGCTCCGTAAAGGGAAACATCGGACACACAGAATCCGCAGCAGGAGTGGCTGGACTCATCAAAGTGCTCCTCATGATGAAGCACCAGACTATCGTTCCGTCTGTTTTCTACTCCCAAGAGTGTTCCCGCATAGATGCTGAAGGTATGAGGATTAGTATTCCAACAAAAGCTGAAAGGTGGAAGACGAATGGATCGTTGAAGCGAGTCGCTGGGATTAACAGTTTTGGATTTGGAGGCACAAATGCGCACATAATTGTAAGAGAGTATAAACAACCCACATGTCCCGCACAGATCCCAAAAGATGGTCCTAGGCTTTTTGTAACATCTGCAGCCTCTGAGAAATCCTTGCTCCGATCCCTCACTGATACCCACAGTAGGCTTCTTGATGGCCAAGCGGCAAACATGCAGGCGTTATCATACACCTCAGCCTGTGGACGGAGCCACGTGAAGCACAAATACCGCAAGGCGATCCTCACGTCATCCCTCTCAGATTTAAAGCATCAGCTGGCATCCTTGTCGAAAGCAAAAGTGCCGTCGACGAAGTCAAACACTGAGGTGGTGTTTGTGTTCAGTGGAAACGGTGTTGCCTTCACAGGCATGTGCAGCCAGCTCTTCAGCACCATTCCTCTTTTTAAAGACAAGGTGAGAGAGGTGGAGGTTCTCTTTCAGAAGAAGAACCAACACATCAGAATCACTCAGTGGCTTTCTGGAGAATGTGACATGCACAAACCTAGTCGGCCAGATGTTGTCCAgcctctgctttttgctgttcAGGTCGCCATAGCAGCCCTCCTGAAGCACTGGGGTGTCAAACCTGACACAGTGCTGGGACACTCCTTAGGTGAGGTTGCTGCTGCTCACTGCTCAGGTCTCTTGGCTCTTGAGGATGCTGTCAAAGTGGTTTACCAACGCAGTGCGCTTCAAAGCGGGGCCACTGCTGGAAAGATGCTTGTGGTGGGCAACATACTCGTAGAAAAAGTGCTGAGAATTCTTCAGGACTTCTCAAAGAGTATTTGCGTGGCTGCCTTCAACAGCCCGCAGTCTTGCACATTGTCAGGAGATGAAGATGCTATAGATGTCCTCCATGACAAATTGAACAGGATGTATAGCGATGAGAATATCTTTCTCCATATTTTAGATGTTCCGGCAGCTTACCACAGTCAGCTAATGGATCCTATCCTTGAAGACATTCAGAGTAATTTAGATTGTTTGGTCGTCAACAGCATGGAATGCAAGCTATTTTCCACTGTGACAGGAGACAAGTATGTGCATGGTGAATTTGAAACTGGTAGCTACTGGGCAAAGAACATCAGGGAACCAGTTTTGTTTGAGGGAACGCTATGTGCCATTGCGAGAGATAACCTGTCAGTGAGAAACATGGTCTTTGTGGAGATTGGACCTCGCAGGGCTCTTCAAAGGCACATCCACGAGACGCTAGGAAAGGACGTTATTGTTCTTTCCTCTGTTCAACCACAGAAAGAATATGAAACCATCTTGTCTACGGTGGGGAAACTATTTGAACTGGGTGTCAATGTGCACTGGCAGGAGCTCTACCAAGGTTATAAAACACCACCCACAGCGTTCCCAGTCTATCATTttgacaacacaaaaaaagagatgtACTTTGAGGATGTCAGAAAAGgaaatgatttgttttcttcttcaccACATCCACTGATATCTCAAGTAAGGCAGAACAACAAACAGTATGTGTGCAGTGTCACTGCAAAGACTGCGCCGTATCTCTgggaacacaaacacaatggcGTTGCCATCGTGCCCGGCGCCTTCTATGTGGAGCTGGCTTTTGCTTCTGTGTTGGCCGATTTGAACCCGAAGAGGCCCATGTCCTCTCTCCAGCTCAGTGTGACATTCCATAATCTGCTTAGCACTAACAATCACCAATTGAAAGTGAGGCTTGCAGAAACTAATTGTGTCTTTACAGTAAGTTCCTCTGCCGGCACTCATGCCTCAGGTACCTTCAGGTGCACGGATGGACCGGCTGTGTTTGAGGAACCAAGTATTTGTCCGGAGAGAATCCTTAAAAGATGCAATTTGATTGTCACGACCCAAGAATTTTACTCCATTCTTTCTAGAGCGGGATTTGAATATGGCTCTGTTTTCAAACAGCTGCACAATGTTCATTTTGGAGATGAATTTAAAGAGGCAGTGACAACAATCCATGTCCCAAAAGAACTCCTGAAGCATCTTCACGACTATTTCATCCATCCTGTGCTGTTGGACTCTTTCTTTCAAATGACCGCTGTCATAGCTGCGAGGCATTTCTCAGCCAAGCAGGGCTTCCCCTCAGCAATTGGCAGTGTTGCCATTTCGGGACTACTGCAAGAGGAGATGATTATCTACATGCGTGCAACTGAAGAGATGCCAAATTTCATGAAAGTGTGTGGTTGCTTCGCCACCAAAGGTGGGAAAGTACTGGTGGAACTTCAGGAGGTACAGATTACGTTCTTGGGTGGTAGCTCGCCTGCTTCTCAATCATTATTTTTCCACAATGAAATCGTTCCCATCACAAACAAGACGAATTGTGACCGGAAGATAAGAGCGTTCATTTTTGCAGACGAGCTGGGCATTGCTGAGGCTCTTGGGCCATACTTGCACCCAGAGTCGTGCTCCGTGGAGGACAGAGAGCACTGGACACCTGGCGAACTTCAAGACCTTGTTCTTGGCAGCAACTTGAGAAATGTTCTCTTCATTTGGGCCGCGGAGGATCTGAGTCACTTATCAGCTTGTAGGACGCTGGACCGGTTGGTGGCCTGCTGTGAGTCATTCCGGCAGGTTGTGTTAACTTTGAAAGAGGACCAACAATCTTGCACTGTGCATGTTATAACCTACAGGTCCACAGAGATGATGGTAGACTGTGTAAGTTCTGGTTTTGTGCTGTCTGGTATGATGAGGGCTTGTGCAGCAGAGGTACCGGGTATCTCTTTTCAGCTCATTGACCTGATGTCTCTCACTAGAATGGACATTGAGTCTCTAGTTGGTGTCATTAACACTTGTAAACAATCAGAAGTCATTGTTGGTCAAGGAAAGGTGTGGACAACAAgcataacacgcacacacatagtgGACAGTGGATCATTTAAGGGTGATAAACCATTAGTAAGAGATTTTGTCCTACAGACTAGTCATCCTTACAGAGTGGAAGGCTTGACTGCTACCCCCCATAAACCAAATGACTGCACTGTCCCAGATAAATCAGTTGAGGTTCAGCTCGCAAATGTGTGTGTCCATTCGTCAGATTACTTCCCTGTGACACTCTCACACCTAAATTTTGGAAAGACGCTGTATTGGACCAACCGCACGGCACACCTTCACACATTGCTGGCTCTCGACTTTAGCGGCATTGTCACAGCTGTTGGGAAAGACGTTCGCGGCCTAAGAGAGGGTGACTGCATCGCGTCAAGTTACCCGGCTGCTGCAGCGACGAGGTTTGTCATTCCGGAATCTGTGTGTTATGACACGAAGAAACTTCGATTCCTGGAGGAATGTCCAAGTATATCATTCTTCATCCTGGCATGGGAGATCCTGCAGCGCACTCTTCCCACTGTGAAACCACAACAACAGAATAAACTGACCATTATCACTCCAGACCTAGCTTCTGCATTTATGAATGTTTTAGCCTTGACGGCAAACAGGTCGGGCTGGAATGTATCctgtttgcagcatttttcaaAGCGAGATCCAAGTCCTGATCCATGCCGAGTCTTTGTCTTCCTGCCCCCGTTTGACGACTCGTGGCAGGACTTACGTGATGATTACGGCCATGAGGGACATGTTGTCTTTGTGTGCGGAACACTGCAGTCATCCCCACGCTGGGCAAATGTGTTCCTGTTCAAGAACGACTTCCTCCACGTCCATGTGCTCCATGTGACTCATGTTCTTCAAAGAGTTTACCTCAAAGCGCAAGGTCAGACCATCTTTAAGTGGCTCATGTCACTTGGCTTTAATCAAGTGTCTCTGCCTATTAAAAGGGAGATGTTTCAGATCTCAAACACAGCAAAAGCTCAAGCTAACGAATCATATTTTGCCTCCAAGACAGTGCGGCAGGTGGTTTTAGATCAGAGAGCGCCAAACTGCCAGTTGTCAGACATTGTGCTGCTGAGCAAGCCGAGACAActctttaaaaaatactgtacttacatCGTAACTGGAGGCCTCACCGGTTTGGGTTTTGAGACGGTTAAGTTCATTGCCTGCAACGGAGGCGGTAGTATTGTAACTCTGTCCAGGGGCACGCCGACGCACGAAACATATTCTGAACTAGATCTCATCCAGAAGAGGTACAACATCACCATCATGAACGCTCAGTGTGATGTTTCTGTGTCGCAGCAGGTTGTGGAAGCCATCTCAAAAATTGAACAGAGATTGAGTTGTTATCCCATCAAAGGGGTGTTTCACAGCGCTGCCGTGCTCCACGATGCGCCCATAGAAACCATCAATGCGTCCCTGCTGCAGAAGGTACTGCAGCCCAAAGTGAGCGGAGCCTTAAATCTTCACTTTGCCACGCTACACAAGAAGCTCgacttttttgtgtgcttcTCTTCCATCTCATCGATTGTTGGCAACGAGTTGCAGTCCAGCTATGCAGCGGCCAATTCGTTCCTTGACAAATTTTGTCTTTACCGGAGGAACCTTGGCTTGGTCGGACAGTCCATCAACTGGGGTCCTCTGAACCTCGGCCTACTGCTCAACAAGAAATGCATCCAAAAACACCTAGAGGCCAAAGGGATGATGGTCATGGATGTGGATGAGATCCACGAAGCTCTTGCCAAGGTTCTTCTCAGCAACAGACCTCAGCAGGTCGTATGCAAGCTCAACTTTAAAAACGCCTCCCTCAGGGGACAACTGTCAGCCTTGTTGGAGGCAGAGCTGAAAGACAACGGTTGCATCGATCCCCCAGTTCTGCAGTTGTGTTCCCCACATGAAAGCGTAAGAAGGATCGTCTGTGACGTTAGCAACCTTAGCGAGGACGAGCTGGATAACAACGCCACTCTGGGTGCGCTGGGTGTTGACTCCATGTTGGCTATAACACTTCAGAATAAGATATTGCAAgagacaaatgtaaatataccaTTGGTCAGGATACTGGACCCAAACACGACAGTGGCAACTTTGGAAAGTTTGGTGATCAATAATAATGTAAGGTCATATGATGCATGA
- the LOC133396640 gene encoding LOW QUALITY PROTEIN: ATP-dependent zinc metalloprotease YME1L1-like (The sequence of the model RefSeq protein was modified relative to this genomic sequence to represent the inferred CDS: deleted 1 base in 1 codon), producing MFSLSSFQPQQMIVPLGQLLSALHSLKNAATASVQTLHKDFCPEHTALTKEPNTNLGDLGVSDIRGSHLDELLDRLLPAQSSEGHPAFPTVWKTSHVSAHSFFHNKHGFANKRLFGSPIFHRRNHRPLQDFCAELHFLPLWLQSRGFKIVRGKSRQTTSADDVPAELDPYTPAFMKGFLMREKGAEAQSLDQLTKSKNLPANQEEAFKSGFSEGFMRSQAFTQKTQDSLKRTRLVLLVLLLLGIYGLSRAPFLSVRFRTTSGLDSALDPIQMKNVTFEHVKGVEEAKNELQEVVEFLRSPQKFTVLGGKLPKGILLVGPPGTGKTLLARAVAGEADVPFYYASGSEFDEMFVGVGASRIRNLFKEAKENAPCVIFIDELDSVGGKRIESPMHPYSRQTINQLLAEMDGFKPNEGVIVIGATNFAEALDNALVRPGRFDMQVPVPRPDVKGRTEILNWYLAKIKVDSAVEPEIIARGTVGFTGADLENLVNQAALKAAVDGKEVVTMKDLEFAKDKILMGPERRSVEIDKKNKTITAYHESGHAIVAYYTKDAMPINKATIVPRGPTLGHVSLLPEMDRWSETRAQLLAQIDVSMGGRVAEELIFGDDYVTTGASSDFDGATKIANLMVTRFGMSDKLGVMTYGDVSKQSPETQAAIEQEVRLLLKDSYERAKTLLKMYKKEHEKLADALLRYETLDAKEIQMVLEGKPLDH from the exons ATGTTTTCCCTGTCGTCGTTTCAGCCACAGCAG ATGATTGTGCCCCTCGGCCAGCTCCTCAGCGCCCTCCACTCCCTGAAGAACGCAGCCACGGCGTCAGTGCAGACCCTGCACAAAGACTTCTGCCCCGAGCACACTGCACTTACAAAAGAG CCCAACACGAACCTTGGAGATCTGGGTGTGTCGGACATTCGGGGCAGTCACCTGGACGAGCTGCTGGACAGGCTGTTGCCGGCGCAGAGCTCGGAGGGACATCCTGCCTTCCCCACAGTGTGGAAGACCAGTCACGTTTCCGCACACAGCTTCTTTCACAACAAGCACG GGTTCGCAAACAAAAGACTTTTCGGCTCGCCAATATTCCACAGGCGTAACCACAGACCTCTACAAGACTTTTGCGCCGAGCTTCACTTTTTACCCT TGTGGCTCCAGAGTCGAGGTTTCAAGATTGTCAGAGGGAAGAGTAGACAGACGACGTCTGCTGACGATGTTCCGGCTGAGCTGGATCCCTACACGCCAGCTTTCATGAAG GGTTTTCTGATGCGGGAAAAGGGAGCAGAGGCTCAGTCGTTGGACCAACTAACGAAAAGCAAGAACCTTCCGGCGAACCAAGAGGAGGCCTTCAAGTCGGGCTTCTCCGAGGGCTTCATGCGATCGCAGGCCTTCACGCAGAAGACTCAAG ATTCGTTGAAGAGAACCAGGCTGGTCCTGTTAGTGCTTCTCCTGCTCGGCATTTACGGTCTGTCCAGAGCCCCCTTCCTCTCGG TGAGGTTCCGCACCACATCGGGCCTGGACTCGGCCCTCGACCCCATCCAGATGAAGAACGTGACGTTCGAGCACGTCAAGGGAGTGGAGGAAGCCAAGAACGAGCTGCAGGAAGTGGTGGAATTCCTCAGAAGCCCCCAAAAGTTCACCGTTTTGGGTGGGAAGCTGCCCAAAG GGATCCTCCTGGTCGGGCCACCCGGCACCGGGAAGACGCTGCTCGCCCGAGCGGTCGCCGGCGAGGCGGACGTGCCTTTTTACTACGCCTCGGGGTCGGAGTTTGACGAGATGTTTGTGGGAGTTGGCGCCAGCCGCATCAGGAACCTGTTCA aggagGCCAAAGAAAACGCGCCTTGCGTCATCTTCATCGACGAGCTGGACAGCGTCGGTGGGAAGAGGATCGAGTCTCCCATGCATCCGTACTCACGACAAACCATCAACCAGCTGCTGGCTGAAATGGACGG GTTTAAGCCAAACGAGGGCGTCATTGTCATTGGTGCTACCAATTTTGCTGAGGCGCTGGATAA CGCTCTGGTGCGGCCGGGCAGGTTCGACATGCAGGTGCCGGTCCCTCGA CCTGACGTGAAGGGACGCACTGAGATCCTCAACTGGTACCTTGCCAAGATCAAAGTGGACTCTG CGGTGGAGCCTGAGATTATCGCCCGGGGCACGGTGGGCTTCACGGGGGCCGATCTGGAAAACCTGGTCAACCAGGCGGCCTTGAAGGCGGCGGTGGACGGAAAGGAGGTGGTCACCATGAAGGACCTGGAGTTCGCCAAGGACAAGATCCTCATGG GCCCCGAGAGAAGGAGCGTGGAGATCGACAAGAAGAACAAGACCATCACGGCGTATCACGAGTCGGGACACGCCATCGTGGCTTACTACACCAAGGACGCCATGCCCATCAACAAGGCCACCATCGTGCCGCGAGGACCCACGCTCGGACAC GTGTCCCTGCTCCCGGAGATGGACCGCTGGAGTGAGACCAGGGCGCAGCTCCTGGCCCAGATAGACGTCAGCATGGGCGGGCGAGTGGCGGAGGAGCTCATCTTCGGAGACGACTACGTCACCACAG GTGCATCCAGCGACTTTGATGGAGCGACCAAAATTGCTAATCTGATGGTGACCAGGTTCGGCATGAGCGACAAG CTTGGCGTCATGACCTACGGCGACGTTTCCAAACAAAGTCCGGAGACGCAAGCCGCCATCGAACAGGAAGTCAGGTTGCTGTTGAAG GACTCGTACGAGCGAGCCAAGACCCTCCTGAAGATGTACAAAAAGGAGCACGAGAAGCTGGCTGACGCCCTCCTCAGGTATGAGACTCTGGACGCCAAAGAGATCCAAATGGTTCTGGAGGGAAAACCGCTGGACCACTAA